In one Haloplanus salinus genomic region, the following are encoded:
- a CDS encoding ABC transporter ATP-binding protein encodes MSSADAATDDATTVVDLTDVTKAYELGGVVEALAGVSLTLLEGSYTAVMGPSGSGKSTLLNLIGALDTPTEGRVVVAGQDVGTATEAERARLRGTEVGFVFQTFNLLPRLTAVDNVALPLVFDGVPRDERTARARELLADVGLDDRTDHLPTELSGGQRQRVAIARALAADPALVLADEPTGNVDTDTGGRVLDIFDDLHARGNTLLLVTHERHVAERAERIVHVKDGELVRVEELPEVDA; translated from the coding sequence ATGAGTTCCGCCGACGCGGCGACGGACGACGCGACTACGGTCGTCGATCTGACCGACGTCACGAAGGCCTACGAGCTAGGCGGCGTCGTGGAGGCCCTAGCGGGCGTCTCGCTCACGCTCTTGGAGGGATCGTACACCGCGGTGATGGGGCCGAGCGGCTCCGGCAAATCGACGCTGTTGAACCTGATCGGCGCGCTCGATACGCCCACCGAGGGCCGGGTCGTCGTCGCCGGGCAGGACGTCGGGACGGCTACGGAGGCGGAACGGGCGCGCCTCCGCGGCACCGAGGTCGGCTTCGTCTTCCAGACGTTCAACCTCCTTCCGCGGCTGACGGCGGTGGATAACGTCGCCCTCCCGCTCGTTTTCGACGGCGTCCCGCGCGACGAGCGGACGGCGCGCGCTCGCGAACTACTGGCCGACGTTGGTCTCGACGACCGGACCGACCACCTCCCGACCGAACTGTCCGGTGGCCAGCGCCAGCGCGTCGCTATCGCCCGCGCGCTCGCGGCCGACCCCGCCCTCGTCCTCGCCGACGAACCGACGGGGAACGTCGACACCGACACCGGCGGGCGCGTGCTCGACATCTTCGACGACCTGCACGCCCGTGGTAACACGCTGTTGCTCGTGACCCACGAGCGCCACGTCGCGGAACGGGCCGAGCGCATCGTCCACGTCAAGGACGGCGAACTGGTGCGGGTCGAGGAACTCCCCGAGGTGGACGCCTGA
- a CDS encoding vWA domain-containing protein, with amino-acid sequence MVPLAIRTALSDGTVVGLDRPELLVALPVAVVLLVSLVRYRATGTASARSRRLLLASRVVVATLLVVAAAGPFTVVTTETQGDPTVSLLVDRSDSTAVSPDVAEGLATAIEDEGVPVTTSTIAQGTDSRIGDGIAANLRENGSVVVLSDGQVTGGGSLTETAEFARSLNATISTVRTEPTRTERYVTLAGPSKASVGVESRFLVQVNGVQADSPVAVTVSVDGEEVTTERLDDGTGSVPVSYTFEGTGSHEITAEVDGSDVYPVNDEALKTVRVVEQPRVLYVSRGDYPLESYLTQLYDVETVESIPGDLDPYYAVVVQNVAADDLGEVDELQRFVIDGGGLLMVGGPNSFESGGYANSSVAATLPVTFGESAPGSARIVMLIDVSGSAGEGMRIQKAIALDALSQLDDENTVGVVGFNYQAYGVAQPEPLSDNRDTVEDRIRRLQAGGATNIANGLRGAEEMLGGQRGTVILVSDGGDTESRSAVVADVLGRQGIRVVAVGAGRTVNEGVLRRIAEESGGNYFRADETQRLRLLFGGGSRQFQGEGLTVVDSGNFITSGVSLESNPGRVNDVSMRPGANFLVAGPDGTPAVASWRYGLGRVATITTYGPNGGLDGLLRQPDSLLVTKSVNYAIGDPERKAAGVTDVADTRVGESTTVIYRGDAPPRDTDLRFSAVDEGVYRAQVTPTSVGFERAVGATYAVNYPAEYGGFGTSSALTDAVRATGGRQFERNQAAAIADFARQQATRVRDVRRTWDWAFLLAGLLLFVTEVVVRRLQVYDGRTRSESGLP; translated from the coding sequence ATGGTTCCGCTCGCCATTCGAACGGCGCTCTCGGACGGGACCGTCGTCGGCCTCGACCGTCCCGAACTGCTCGTGGCGCTGCCCGTCGCCGTCGTCCTGCTCGTCTCGCTGGTCCGTTACCGGGCGACTGGGACGGCCTCGGCGCGGAGTCGGCGGCTCCTACTCGCCTCGCGGGTCGTCGTCGCGACGCTGCTCGTCGTCGCCGCCGCCGGCCCCTTTACCGTCGTCACGACGGAGACGCAGGGCGACCCGACCGTCTCCCTGCTCGTCGACCGCTCGGACAGTACGGCCGTCTCGCCCGACGTGGCCGAGGGGTTGGCGACGGCCATCGAGGACGAAGGCGTGCCGGTCACCACCTCGACCATCGCACAGGGAACGGACTCCCGGATCGGCGACGGCATCGCCGCCAACCTCCGCGAGAACGGGTCCGTGGTCGTCCTCTCGGACGGACAGGTGACGGGCGGGGGAAGCCTGACCGAGACGGCGGAGTTCGCCCGGTCGCTCAACGCCACGATCAGCACCGTCCGGACCGAGCCGACCCGCACCGAACGGTACGTCACCCTCGCCGGCCCGAGCAAGGCCAGCGTCGGCGTCGAGAGCCGGTTCCTGGTGCAGGTGAACGGCGTCCAAGCCGACTCGCCGGTCGCGGTGACCGTCTCGGTCGACGGCGAGGAGGTGACCACCGAGCGCCTCGACGACGGCACCGGAAGCGTCCCCGTGAGCTACACGTTCGAGGGGACGGGGAGCCACGAGATCACGGCCGAAGTCGACGGGAGCGACGTCTACCCGGTCAACGACGAGGCGCTGAAGACCGTCCGCGTGGTCGAACAGCCCCGGGTGCTCTACGTCTCCCGCGGGGACTACCCACTGGAGTCCTACCTGACGCAGCTGTACGACGTGGAGACGGTCGAGTCGATTCCGGGGGACCTCGACCCGTACTACGCCGTCGTGGTCCAGAACGTCGCCGCGGACGACCTGGGCGAAGTCGACGAACTTCAGCGATTCGTCATCGACGGCGGCGGTCTCCTGATGGTCGGCGGGCCGAACAGCTTCGAGAGCGGCGGCTACGCCAACTCCTCCGTCGCCGCGACGCTCCCGGTGACGTTCGGCGAGTCGGCGCCCGGCAGCGCACGCATCGTCATGCTCATCGACGTCTCCGGGAGCGCAGGCGAGGGGATGCGCATCCAGAAGGCCATCGCGCTCGACGCCCTCTCACAGCTCGACGACGAGAACACGGTCGGCGTCGTCGGCTTCAACTACCAGGCGTACGGCGTCGCCCAGCCCGAACCGCTGAGCGACAACCGCGATACGGTCGAGGATCGGATCAGGCGCCTGCAGGCCGGCGGCGCGACCAACATCGCCAACGGGCTCCGTGGCGCCGAGGAGATGCTCGGCGGCCAGCGCGGGACGGTCATCCTCGTCAGCGACGGCGGCGACACCGAGAGCCGGTCGGCGGTGGTGGCGGACGTGCTCGGCCGGCAGGGCATCCGCGTCGTCGCCGTCGGCGCCGGCCGCACCGTCAACGAGGGCGTCCTCCGACGGATCGCGGAGGAGTCGGGGGGAAACTACTTCCGCGCCGACGAAACCCAGCGTCTCCGCCTCCTCTTCGGCGGTGGGAGCCGACAGTTCCAGGGTGAGGGACTGACCGTCGTCGACTCCGGGAACTTCATCACCAGCGGCGTGAGCCTGGAGTCGAATCCGGGACGCGTCAACGACGTGTCGATGCGCCCCGGCGCGAACTTCCTCGTCGCCGGGCCGGACGGCACGCCCGCCGTCGCCTCGTGGCGCTACGGTCTCGGCCGGGTCGCCACCATCACCACCTACGGGCCGAACGGCGGCCTCGACGGGCTCCTCCGGCAACCCGACTCCCTCCTCGTCACGAAGTCGGTTAACTACGCCATCGGCGACCCCGAGCGCAAAGCCGCGGGCGTGACCGACGTGGCCGACACACGCGTCGGCGAGTCGACGACCGTGATCTATCGCGGCGACGCGCCGCCGCGCGACACCGACCTCCGATTCAGCGCCGTCGACGAGGGCGTCTACCGGGCGCAGGTGACGCCGACGAGCGTCGGCTTCGAGCGCGCCGTCGGGGCGACCTACGCCGTGAACTACCCTGCGGAGTACGGCGGCTTCGGCACGTCGTCGGCGCTGACGGACGCGGTTCGGGCGACCGGTGGCCGGCAGTTCGAGCGGAATCAGGCGGCCGCTATCGCCGACTTCGCCCGCCAGCAGGCGACGCGGGTCCGCGACGTGCGCCGGACGTGGGACTGGGCGTTCCTGCTCGCCGGCCTCCTGCTGTTCGTCACGGAGGTGGTCGTCCGGCGGCTTCAAGTGTACGACGGGCGTACACGCAGCGAGAGTGGTCTCCCATGA
- a CDS encoding vWA domain-containing protein translates to MALADAFLAPLGLAALLAVVPIVVLYLVQPDPRRVELPTLRLLLDDAERDASNPLLERLRRSLLLVLQLLVVVALALALAGPYVSVSESQTVEETVIVLDGSASMGVQTDGGTRFTAAVAAAREATTGTNAVVFAGRESRIVLRSGGGDEVARTLDELAVVDTPTDLGAAVSQAASIAGENARIVVLSDFADDTGWTGAVRSARARDLQVDLRQFAGGGAANVGIVDRSFTGSNATLSVKNFGDAAVTRSVTLGNQRRSVTLGPGDLERVSLAVPAGGGRARLSPGDDFPTDDAAYVAAPADPTVDVLLLTNDRNRYLATALSVIDEVDLTVDQPPTTVADGYDVIVYSNLDPERLLRSNVAAGRDVIEAGGGVAVVAQPSPPDRLGDLLLLAPSGVASNPSVGRVTTGELTRGIDFPPPERYLTGTLRAGTPLVRTGDGTPLVATQQRGAGRVLYYGTVVGDDPFRFNYQYPVFWKRATFYLAGRDPLPTLNRETGGRLRFANETSVETPDGTVSARLVPLDRVGFYATGGRRIGVSLYSEAESDVAAQSLDARDDGTGVTSREEERRVPRPLTPFVALGALLVAVGELAYLRRRGDL, encoded by the coding sequence ATGGCCCTCGCCGACGCCTTCCTCGCACCGCTGGGGCTGGCTGCCCTCCTCGCCGTCGTCCCCATCGTCGTCCTCTATCTCGTCCAGCCCGACCCCCGGCGCGTCGAACTCCCCACCCTCCGACTCCTGCTCGACGACGCCGAGCGGGACGCGTCGAACCCCCTACTCGAACGGCTCCGGCGTAGCCTCCTGCTCGTCTTACAGCTGCTCGTCGTCGTCGCACTCGCGCTCGCACTCGCCGGCCCGTACGTCTCGGTCTCGGAGAGTCAAACGGTCGAAGAGACGGTGATCGTCCTCGACGGCAGCGCGAGCATGGGCGTCCAAACCGACGGCGGGACGCGCTTTACCGCCGCCGTCGCCGCCGCCCGCGAGGCGACCACCGGCACCAACGCCGTCGTCTTCGCCGGGAGGGAGAGTCGGATCGTCCTCCGCTCGGGCGGCGGCGACGAGGTGGCTCGAACGCTCGACGAACTCGCCGTCGTCGACACACCCACCGACCTCGGCGCCGCCGTCTCACAGGCCGCCTCCATCGCCGGCGAGAACGCTCGGATCGTCGTCCTCAGCGATTTCGCGGACGACACCGGCTGGACCGGCGCCGTCCGCTCCGCTCGCGCCCGTGACCTGCAGGTCGACCTCCGACAGTTCGCGGGGGGCGGCGCGGCGAACGTCGGCATCGTCGACCGCTCGTTCACCGGGTCCAACGCCACCCTCTCGGTGAAGAACTTCGGGGACGCGGCGGTCACCCGCTCGGTCACGCTCGGGAACCAGCGCCGGTCGGTCACTCTCGGTCCCGGTGACCTCGAACGCGTGTCGCTCGCCGTCCCGGCCGGCGGCGGGCGGGCACGACTCTCCCCCGGCGACGACTTCCCCACCGACGACGCCGCCTACGTCGCCGCCCCGGCCGATCCGACGGTGGACGTCCTGCTCCTGACCAACGACCGCAACCGATATCTCGCGACCGCACTCTCGGTGATCGACGAGGTGGATCTCACCGTCGACCAGCCGCCGACGACGGTGGCGGACGGCTACGACGTGATCGTCTACAGTAACCTCGATCCCGAACGACTCCTCCGGAGCAACGTCGCGGCCGGGCGCGACGTGATCGAGGCCGGCGGCGGCGTGGCCGTGGTCGCTCAGCCGTCGCCGCCGGACCGCCTCGGCGACCTCCTGCTTCTCGCGCCGTCGGGCGTCGCCAGCAATCCCTCCGTCGGACGGGTGACGACCGGCGAACTCACCCGCGGCATCGACTTTCCGCCCCCGGAGCGGTATCTGACGGGGACGCTCCGCGCCGGCACGCCGCTCGTCCGGACCGGCGACGGGACGCCGCTCGTCGCCACCCAACAGCGTGGGGCGGGGCGGGTCCTCTACTACGGGACCGTGGTCGGCGACGATCCGTTCCGCTTCAATTACCAGTATCCCGTCTTCTGGAAGCGGGCGACGTTCTATCTCGCCGGCCGGGACCCGCTCCCGACGCTGAACCGCGAGACCGGCGGTCGCCTCCGGTTCGCGAACGAGACGAGCGTGGAGACACCCGACGGGACCGTCTCGGCCCGACTCGTGCCGCTCGACCGGGTAGGCTTTTACGCGACCGGCGGCCGCCGAATCGGCGTCTCGCTCTACAGCGAGGCCGAATCAGACGTGGCCGCCCAGTCGCTCGACGCCCGGGACGACGGGACGGGCGTCACCAGCCGCGAGGAGGAACGACGGGTTCCCCGGCCGTTAACGCCGTTCGTCGCGCTCGGGGCGCTGCTCGTCGCCGTGGGTGAACTCGCCTACCTCCGCCGGCGGGGTGATCTCTGA
- a CDS encoding Lrp/AsnC family transcriptional regulator — protein sequence MDTKRELVDLLLENAREDTETMARQLGRSQAEVEELLDELEASDAVLGYQAVVDWSKVDEDHVTAEVELNLELDRDTTYVQVARRITKFDEVTALHLVSGDYDFDVTVEAESMRAVSMFVSEQIAPIPEVTQTVTHFVMKTYKRNGIELTDRDDDDRLSISP from the coding sequence ATGGATACGAAACGGGAACTGGTCGATCTGCTCCTGGAGAACGCCCGCGAGGATACCGAGACGATGGCGCGCCAACTCGGCCGGTCACAGGCCGAAGTCGAGGAACTGCTCGACGAACTCGAGGCGTCGGACGCCGTGCTCGGGTATCAGGCCGTCGTCGACTGGAGCAAGGTCGACGAGGACCACGTCACCGCCGAAGTCGAACTGAACCTCGAACTCGACCGCGACACGACGTACGTGCAGGTCGCGCGACGGATCACGAAGTTCGACGAGGTGACCGCCCTGCATCTCGTCTCGGGCGACTACGACTTCGACGTAACCGTCGAGGCCGAGTCGATGCGCGCCGTCTCGATGTTCGTCTCCGAACAGATCGCCCCGATTCCGGAAGTGACACAGACGGTCACGCACTTCGTGATGAAGACGTACAAGCGCAACGGCATCGAACTCACGGACCGCGACGACGACGACCGGCTGTCCATCTCGCCATGA
- a CDS encoding response regulator, giving the protein MSDDTPLVLVAEDERDLSDLYRTWLAQSYRVRTAHNGRAALDELDDEVDIVLLDRRMPDLSGDEVLDRIRGRGLDCRIAMVTAVEPDTDIVDMSFDDYLVKPVSEEELVRTVENLRIRDEYSDGVKRLFSLASKKALLESETDSLALESDSDYQRLCANLTDLRADLDDKLAHLGASDDLALIYQDLAQDDADRDA; this is encoded by the coding sequence ATGAGCGACGACACTCCCCTCGTCCTCGTCGCCGAAGACGAACGTGATCTGTCCGACCTCTACCGAACGTGGCTCGCTCAGTCCTATCGGGTCCGGACGGCACACAACGGCCGGGCGGCGCTCGATGAACTCGACGACGAGGTAGACATCGTGTTGCTCGACCGCCGGATGCCCGACCTCTCGGGCGACGAAGTGCTCGATCGAATCCGTGGCCGTGGCCTCGACTGCCGGATCGCGATGGTGACGGCAGTCGAACCCGACACCGACATCGTGGACATGAGCTTCGACGACTACCTCGTCAAGCCGGTGTCCGAGGAGGAACTCGTCCGGACGGTCGAGAACCTCCGCATCCGGGACGAGTACAGCGACGGTGTCAAACGACTCTTCTCGCTGGCGTCGAAGAAGGCGCTGCTCGAATCCGAAACGGATTCGCTCGCACTCGAATCGGACAGCGACTACCAGCGCCTCTGTGCGAACCTCACCGACCTCCGCGCCGACCTCGACGACAAACTGGCCCACCTCGGTGCGAGCGACGACCTCGCGCTGATCTACCAGGATCTGGCGCAGGACGACGCGGATCGAGACGCGTAA
- a CDS encoding ABC transporter permease yields MDPTEAVRIALRSIRGHKLRSALTVVGLVIGIASVIVFATFGASVKAEVVNDIEGSSANNVYVFATPEDDEGFDQVIQPVFTERDVSELESTRGVTNAIPRGTVNANSLTHGNDTIARQRVTATTPETFDRGSVVDGRGFRSGADEVVLNEQAARSFDENVSVGDRLTLSLAENRTAELTVVGIVNGTEGQLPVSDFAEQSRVYVPIDPFYRTVVESPTVGVRQRAYPQVTVVTDPTTTEAARTAVESYLRADSDARELIPGGTTLTARTSGDFVAQVASVIERITRFVTGVAVIGLVVGAIGIANIMLVSVTERTREIGVMKAVGARNRDVLALFLVEAGLLGTIGAILALPVGLVVGYAATRYAEVTFALAPTWMVTAVAVGVAVGVVAGLYPAWRAARVDPIDALRYE; encoded by the coding sequence ATGGACCCGACCGAAGCCGTTCGGATCGCACTCCGTTCGATTCGGGGCCACAAGCTGCGATCGGCGCTAACCGTCGTCGGTCTCGTCATCGGCATCGCGTCGGTCATCGTCTTCGCCACGTTCGGCGCGAGCGTGAAGGCGGAGGTGGTGAACGACATCGAGGGATCGAGCGCCAACAACGTCTACGTCTTCGCGACCCCCGAGGACGACGAGGGGTTCGACCAAGTGATCCAGCCGGTGTTCACGGAGCGGGACGTCTCCGAACTCGAATCGACTCGGGGGGTGACGAACGCCATCCCACGGGGCACGGTGAACGCCAACTCCCTCACCCACGGCAACGATACGATCGCCCGCCAACGGGTGACCGCGACGACGCCCGAGACGTTCGACCGGGGGTCGGTCGTCGACGGCCGCGGGTTCCGTTCGGGGGCGGACGAAGTCGTCCTCAACGAGCAGGCAGCGCGATCGTTCGACGAGAACGTCAGCGTCGGCGACCGGCTCACCCTGTCGCTCGCCGAAAACCGCACGGCGGAGCTGACGGTGGTCGGCATCGTCAACGGGACCGAAGGGCAGCTGCCGGTCAGCGACTTCGCGGAGCAGTCGCGGGTGTACGTGCCGATCGATCCGTTCTATCGGACGGTCGTCGAGAGTCCGACCGTGGGCGTCCGCCAGCGGGCGTATCCGCAGGTGACGGTGGTGACCGATCCGACGACGACCGAGGCGGCGCGGACGGCCGTCGAGTCGTATCTGCGCGCGGACTCCGACGCCCGTGAGCTGATTCCGGGCGGGACGACGCTGACGGCGCGGACGAGCGGCGACTTCGTGGCGCAGGTGGCCTCGGTCATCGAGCGCATCACGCGGTTCGTAACGGGCGTGGCGGTGATCGGGTTGGTCGTCGGCGCCATCGGCATCGCGAACATCATGCTCGTGAGCGTCACGGAGCGAACGCGGGAAATCGGCGTCATGAAGGCCGTCGGGGCGCGCAACCGGGACGTGCTCGCCCTCTTTCTCGTCGAAGCGGGGCTGCTCGGAACCATCGGGGCGATACTGGCGCTCCCGGTCGGACTCGTCGTGGGCTACGCCGCGACGCGGTACGCGGAGGTGACCTTCGCGCTCGCGCCGACGTGGATGGTCACCGCCGTCGCCGTCGGCGTGGCCGTCGGCGTCGTCGCGGGCCTGTATCCGGCGTGGCGGGCGGCGCGGGTCGATCCGATCGACGCGCTCCGATACGAATGA
- a CDS encoding DUF7504 family protein, translating to MVAGGGMGPDGDGASFAHALATLKEQGSALLVVGSVPEGMFADASATMLGDPSADPPRRRLVVTPGPNRSSAVRRLRETGPLSSEYARLITRGEKARSAAPARQSLDQARPRTHAIDGSIYDLGTTLGEVIEEFELFAGGLDAAEFRMAFDCLPTLLSAYGRETAFRFLHVVVAQARAVSGLVHFRLPRELDSELVRLFRPLFDATVELRIDDDGLGQRWHFRDRDLTSDWLPLERPSDDV from the coding sequence ATGGTTGCGGGTGGTGGGATGGGACCCGACGGTGACGGTGCCAGCTTCGCCCACGCGCTGGCGACGCTGAAAGAGCAAGGGAGCGCACTCCTCGTCGTGGGGTCCGTCCCCGAAGGGATGTTCGCGGACGCGTCGGCGACGATGCTGGGCGATCCATCCGCCGACCCCCCGCGGCGGCGTCTCGTCGTAACGCCGGGGCCGAACCGATCGAGCGCGGTCCGTCGGTTGCGAGAGACCGGGCCGCTCTCCTCCGAGTACGCGCGGCTCATTACGCGCGGAGAGAAAGCGCGAAGCGCCGCCCCGGCCAGGCAGTCGCTCGATCAAGCCAGGCCGCGGACCCACGCGATCGACGGCTCGATATACGACCTCGGCACGACGCTCGGCGAGGTGATCGAAGAGTTCGAGCTGTTCGCCGGGGGCCTCGACGCCGCCGAGTTCCGGATGGCGTTCGACTGTCTGCCGACGTTGCTCTCGGCGTACGGCCGTGAGACGGCGTTTCGGTTCCTGCACGTCGTGGTGGCACAGGCGCGTGCGGTGTCCGGACTCGTCCACTTCCGGCTCCCGCGGGAACTCGACTCCGAACTCGTTCGCCTGTTCCGGCCGCTGTTCGACGCGACGGTCGAACTTCGGATCGACGACGACGGACTCGGCCAGCGGTGGCACTTCCGCGACCGCGACCTCACGTCGGACTGGCTGCCCCTCGAACGACCGTCGGACGACGTTTAA
- the guaB gene encoding IMP dehydrogenase, with product MANDVPDAGPFSEKLRVPESLTFDDVLLRPMESHVEPDEANVSTRVSTNVTLNIPVLSAAMDTVTESGLAIAMARNGGLGVLHRNMTVDEMVVEIERVKRADELVIRREDVVTAEPEQTVREVDEMMEREGVSGAPVVDEDDTVLGIISGTDIRPYLEVGESDEVRKAMTDEVITAAEGVTARDALELMYDHKIERVPIVDDENRLVGLVTMQGILQRREHENAARDDDGALRVGVAVGPFEDDRARAADEAGADVLFIDCAHAHNRNVIDSAREIRASVDADVVVGNVGTREAAKAVVDFADGVKVGIGPGSICTTRVVTGAGMPQITAVSEVADVASRHDVPVIADGGIRYSGDAIKAVAAGADAVMLGSYFAGTDEAPGRVITMNGKKYKQYRGMGSVGAMRSGGGDRYLKEEDDDEGFVPEGVEAATPYKGTLASELHQLVGGMKSGMGYVGAAAIPEFKERSRFVRVSAAGQTEGHPHDVMITDEAPNYSPQE from the coding sequence ATGGCGAACGACGTTCCCGACGCGGGACCCTTTTCGGAGAAACTGCGAGTACCGGAGTCGCTGACGTTCGACGACGTGCTCCTCCGCCCGATGGAGAGCCACGTCGAACCGGACGAGGCGAACGTGTCGACGCGGGTGTCGACGAACGTCACGCTCAACATCCCCGTTCTGTCGGCCGCCATGGACACGGTGACCGAGAGCGGACTCGCCATCGCGATGGCGCGCAACGGCGGGTTGGGCGTCCTCCACCGCAACATGACCGTCGACGAGATGGTCGTCGAAATCGAGCGCGTCAAGCGCGCCGACGAACTCGTGATCCGGCGAGAGGACGTGGTGACGGCCGAACCGGAGCAGACCGTCCGCGAGGTGGACGAGATGATGGAGCGTGAAGGCGTCAGCGGCGCACCCGTCGTCGACGAGGACGACACGGTCCTCGGGATCATCTCCGGGACCGACATCCGACCCTATCTTGAGGTGGGCGAGTCTGACGAGGTGCGCAAGGCGATGACCGACGAGGTCATCACCGCCGCCGAGGGTGTCACGGCCCGCGACGCGCTGGAACTCATGTACGACCACAAGATCGAACGAGTGCCGATCGTCGACGACGAGAACCGCCTCGTCGGCCTGGTCACGATGCAGGGCATCCTCCAGCGCCGGGAACACGAGAACGCCGCCCGCGACGACGACGGCGCGCTCCGGGTCGGCGTCGCCGTCGGCCCGTTCGAGGACGATCGCGCCCGTGCCGCGGACGAGGCCGGTGCGGACGTGCTCTTTATCGACTGTGCCCACGCCCACAACCGGAACGTGATCGACAGCGCCCGCGAGATCCGAGCGAGCGTCGACGCGGACGTGGTCGTCGGCAACGTCGGCACCCGCGAGGCCGCGAAGGCCGTCGTCGACTTCGCGGACGGGGTGAAGGTCGGCATCGGACCGGGGTCGATCTGTACGACCCGCGTCGTCACGGGCGCGGGGATGCCCCAGATCACCGCCGTCTCGGAGGTAGCCGACGTGGCGAGCCGACACGACGTGCCGGTCATCGCCGACGGGGGCATCCGTTACTCCGGCGACGCGATCAAGGCCGTCGCCGCCGGCGCGGATGCCGTCATGCTCGGGTCCTACTTCGCCGGCACCGACGAGGCGCCCGGGCGCGTCATCACGATGAACGGGAAGAAGTACAAGCAGTACCGCGGCATGGGATCGGTCGGCGCGATGCGCTCGGGTGGCGGCGACCGCTACCTGAAAGAGGAGGACGACGACGAAGGGTTCGTTCCGGAGGGTGTCGAGGCGGCCACGCCCTACAAGGGCACCCTCGCCTCGGAACTTCACCAGCTCGTCGGCGGCATGAAGTCGGGTATGGGCTACGTCGGCGCGGCGGCGATTCCGGAGTTCAAGGAACGGTCCCGCTTCGTCCGGGTGTCGGCCGCCGGACAGACCGAGGGCCACCCCCACGACGTGATGATCACGGACGAGGCACCGAACTACAGCCCACAGGAGTGA
- a CDS encoding pyridoxal phosphate-dependent aminotransferase encodes MKLSDRAASTPPSGIRRFFELAEEMDDVISLGVGEPDFSAPWKARAAAIHSLERGRTSYTTNRGMYDLRAAISAHVTRYDLDYGPEEEVLVTTGASEAVDLALRAIVDPGDAVAIQSPAYISYGPGVRFSGGDPLPVSTRAENDFVLTYDDLERAGAADAEALMLCYPNNPTGATATADELAEIATFAREHDLTVLSDEIYAGLTYDGDHTSIATLPGMRERTVVFNGFSKAYAMTGLRLGYALGPAEAIDAMNRIHQYTMLSAPTTAQYAALEALESCDGDVAEMRNQYDRRRRFVISRFRDMGLDCFEATGAFYAFPEAPYDDEQFAEDLLHDQGVALVPGRVFGEEGHGHLRVSYATGMPALKEALNRIEAFLDSR; translated from the coding sequence ATGAAGCTGTCGGACCGTGCGGCGTCGACGCCACCGTCGGGCATCCGTCGGTTCTTCGAACTCGCCGAGGAGATGGACGACGTCATCTCGCTCGGCGTGGGTGAACCGGATTTCAGCGCGCCGTGGAAGGCACGCGCCGCCGCCATCCACTCCCTGGAACGTGGGCGCACCTCGTACACGACCAACCGCGGGATGTACGACCTCCGGGCGGCCATCTCGGCACACGTCACTCGGTACGACCTCGATTACGGGCCCGAGGAGGAGGTGTTGGTGACGACGGGCGCGAGCGAGGCGGTCGACCTGGCGCTCCGGGCCATCGTCGATCCGGGCGACGCCGTCGCGATCCAGTCGCCAGCGTACATCTCCTACGGCCCGGGCGTGCGCTTCTCCGGGGGCGATCCCCTCCCCGTCTCCACGCGCGCGGAGAACGACTTCGTACTCACCTACGACGACCTGGAGCGCGCCGGTGCCGCGGACGCCGAGGCGTTGATGCTCTGTTATCCCAACAACCCGACGGGCGCGACGGCCACGGCGGACGAACTCGCGGAGATCGCGACGTTCGCCCGTGAGCACGACCTGACGGTGCTGTCCGACGAGATTTACGCGGGACTCACCTACGACGGCGACCACACGTCCATCGCGACTCTCCCCGGGATGCGCGAGCGGACGGTCGTGTTCAACGGGTTCTCGAAGGCCTACGCCATGACGGGGCTCCGACTCGGTTACGCCCTCGGCCCGGCGGAGGCCATCGACGCCATGAACCGCATCCACCAGTACACGATGCTCTCGGCGCCGACGACGGCACAGTACGCCGCCCTCGAAGCTCTGGAGTCCTGCGACGGCGACGTGGCCGAGATGCGAAACCAGTACGACCGCCGCCGACGGTTCGTCATCTCGCGCTTTCGGGACATGGGCCTCGACTGCTTCGAGGCGACGGGCGCCTTCTACGCCTTCCCCGAGGCGCCGTACGACGACGAACAGTTCGCCGAGGACCTCCTCCACGATCAGGGCGTCGCGCTCGTCCCCGGCCGGGTCTTCGGCGAGGAGGGTCACGGTCACCTCCGCGTGTCGTACGCGACGGGCATGCCGGCGCTGAAGGAGGCGCTGAACCGCATCGAGGCGTTCCTCGACTCGCGCTGA